From a single Solenopsis invicta isolate M01_SB chromosome 6, UNIL_Sinv_3.0, whole genome shotgun sequence genomic region:
- the LOC105204442 gene encoding major antigen isoform X1 produces the protein MNRPPVSWRQKPTKVVIAKLNIILTTMDFVATQICEDENFSFTQRVSYEKGEEESVQVGTLSIDGRDYQIKRGITKIGRLNSCDIFIDNVTVSNLHAEIEVSGGQGLAWICDLNSSNKTKLNDTILRPTRFYELKDGSVLKFGLVSATYRMYRPVDDTMIPETPAPSRQKTMSTIIPNTPDSSLSNSFIGVDSDGSVILGTQKDDRNCIFRRPQVLQQSTGISKRNSSSTSSMNESKDSQGIATMLHTSDTNVSDNQVDIFNAETQAFEEVYKTKSNSIHDMETQRFYTDRSERLIEVNTKAGKQLSKLNIRNKTTDRSVIHDKETQNYIDDISEMETQNIDNVTGKKFMTDIYAMETQVYVHDTDERGSGARKSETGNARIRRDIYDLETQKFGNEPIAKDISDMETQVETDGIASEISNNRAKEDEDKDGTANTVKDGTNHENVTKSPKSRSSSPGSLNLSSPGIEDCSSSPLNQSSHLLESSDLLEFFGEGIDKQERLRASNMSTPLTKVSLKKNSDMQNTVNNEKDNDEDIFNAPTQRINHNFEALLSDSETDKEDALTSKKLGKSRSESANDDSDTDAEEYITELAKKTRESLGTVNEPSNKDASNRNDPGTSVESEDIFDAQTQRLEDFTTNILNSSINQSHKINEINNAIDLAATQIISNVDNHTNTSAPDVNNKAPTHSILSHKTSPKTVINSKNFALKSNQNDTDVITARIVDGKSVDSCTKQNLDCEDADYELAPTQILSEIEEKRNSTREKGSSRVNLNDTIEQELNKMFDDVNNDMSNIHESPHMSTQYLEDILESSQRDDSVNKSKIDNRDTDNVLKKQSNKKSHAPRDSTPQHSHNLLSIEVSTNNVNKAKTESQESDVYFSTITTRRKRNVLRDTQELIDFIEDTNSHQINSSEVSKVSNKKAVDDSTTIESQEKKRKKRISKVENKSVTTMEILNDNNGKTVSNEKSFRSLRSKQKDEAVSQSSDRVLGKNPVKVDDTEENTSICTPCPLVYEQRAQTLDTLYESDDDILTRLPAVRISGTLSNPPSPSASSTSTVRSIDLRPKLDNAKKKRKRGAPLKRKSLREQNLKNSEKNEPSIDNHSKPPSSTTDKMFDKISDKMSDLVDTSDDSDSETNKRFQQMANRMLSNELGCQKRQNKETRKNARISQDVSEEVGPNQEAESKNPKLLQAQTNSRMTRHSSRQNDKSSCDIQRETRAKSKTYGATSTKLETKSIITKRKISSNVIEESVELDTLKKRKTTQVTEKHMVSTRSQRSAKITTDTQSSNILEDSIKNRKDSSTIQNMKFFKDNKLSKIASEETQQTLNTRTEGNVDLGGSNVKRIGHTSQVTTHINDTIANESNKKNKPIQVKGTETQISQTQDKILRVVLSPMKSPANDSSQEVERIMASGPSNAKDRNLSLRKSNKAKIFQKQLRTRSGKQSNSDTETDSALTENVSSSISIEDSDNTQFDNSAPRRKRGRLPKSSVSSLPDAQVLKKQTFKKPTRIDQTSASSIFDSSVKNTMSSETEDSDNIQFDNSASRRKRGRLAKSSVPPLSKAQVSEKETFKKPTRINQTSANSILDLSVEYTANVSSIESDASTSSRFSKSQVTSVKLKKMKLNKNTHKPIDDDASSSLNTSAESTSSLLSTPTRARRSASVLSNSTPSTIKHKILFTGLTEDYSKIVKALGGSKVEDSAKCTVLVTDKVRRTYKFLCALAKGIPIVAIDWLRDSEIAKRFLDWENYILKDPAAEAKFGFRLRKSLDKAKEKKMLDGYVVVLTPSVAPPPIEELKDMVLSCGGKALLRPPTKWPDRAVILSREEDLPNAKKFLAKAPNTVTIQSIEFILTGILRQETDFDKYKLK, from the exons atgaacaGACCACCCGTTTCTTGGCGGCAAAAGCCAACAAAAGTCGTAATTGCCAAGCTAAACA TAATACTGACAACAATGGATTTCGTGGCTACTCAAATTTGTGAGGATGAGAATTTTTCGTTTACTCAGAGAGTTTCCTACGAAAAAGGAGAGGAAGAATCAGTGCag gtTGGAACATTAAGCATCGATGGCAGGGACTACCAAATAAAAAGAGGGATCACAAAAATTGGTAGACTAAATAGCTGTGATATCTTTATTGACAATGTA ACAGTATCAAATCTACATGCAGAAATTGAAGTTAGTGGAGGCCAAGGATTAGCTTGGATCTGTGATCTAAATTCTTCCAATAAGACAAAGCTTAATGAT aCAATACTACGACCTACTCGTTTTTATGAACTCAAAGATGGAAGTGTTCTTAAATTTGGCTTAGTGTCTGCGACTTATCGTATGTATCGTCCAGTCGACGATACAATGATACCAGAAACGCCTGCACCATCACGGCAGAAAACTATGAGTACAATAATCCCAAATACACCAGACTCTTCTCTC AGTAATTCCTTCATTGGTGTGGACAGTGATGGATCCGTTATTCTTGGAACTCAGAAAGATGACAGAAATTGCATCTTTCGACGGCCGCAGGTTCTGCAACAATCTACAGGCATTAGCAAAAGAAATAGCTCGTCTACATCCTCCATGAACGAAAGCAAGGATTCGCAAGGAATTGCAACCATGTTACATACATCGGATACTAATGTTAGCGATAATCAAGTTGATATATTTAATGCAGAAACGCAGGCATTTGAGGAAGTATACAAAACGAAATCAAATTCCATTCATGATATGGAAACGCAAAGATTCTACACAGATAGATCCGAACGTCTTATTGAAGTTAATACCAAAGCTGGCAAGCAGTTGTCAAAACTAAATATTCGAAATAAAACTACTGACAGATCTGTAATCCACGATAAAGAAACGCAAAACTATATAGATGATATTAGTGAAATGGAAACtcaaaatattgataatgtaACGGGTAAGAAGTTTATGACGGATATTTATGCCATGGAAACTCAAGTTTATGTTCATGATACTGACGAAAGGGGCAGCGGTGCTCGAAAATCTGAAACTGGCAACGCTCGGATCAGACGCGATATTTACGATTTAGAGACACAAAAATTTGGTAATGAACCTATTGCAAAAGATATATCTGACATGGAAACTCAAGTTGAGACAGATGGTATAGCAAGCGAGATTAGTAATAATCGAGCTAAGGAGGATGAAGATAAAGATGGTACGGCGAATACCGTTAAGGACGGAACAAATCACGAGAACGTTACCAAGTCTCCGAAATCCAGATCTAGTAGTCCTGGATCTCTGAATTTATCTTCACCAGGAATTGAAGACTGTTCTTCCTCACCATTAAACCAGAGTAGTCATTTGCTTGAATCATCGGATTTGTTAGAGTTTTTTGGTGAAGGTATTGATAAGCAAGAGAGACTGCGAGCGTCTAATATGTCTACGCCACTTACAAAAGTGTCATTGAAAAAGAATAGTGACATGCAAAACACAGTGAACAACGAAAAGGACAACGACGAGGACATTTTTAATGCTCCCACTCAACGCATCAATCATAACTTTGAAGCTTTACTATCGGATTCCGAGACCGATAAGGAAGATGCGCTTACTTCAAAGAAGCTTGGAAAGTCTCGATCGGAATCAGCCAACGATGATTCGGACACGGACGCAGAGGAATACATTACAGAACTTGCTAAAAAGACGCGTGAATCTTTAGGAACAGTAAATGAACCATCTAATAAAGATGCAAGCAACAGAAATGATCCTGGCACGAGTGTCGAGTCCGAAGATATATTTGATGCACAAACGCAACGATTGGAGGATTTTACTACGAATATATTGAATTCTTCGATTAATCAATCACACAAAATTAACGAAATTAATAACGCTATTGATTTGGCAGCCACGCAAATTATAAGCAATGTTGACAATCACACAAATACATCCGCGCCAGATGTTAATAATAAAGCGCCTACTCATTCTATTTTATCGCATAAAACTTCCCCAAAAACGGTGATTAATTCTAAAAACTTTGCGTTGAAAAGTAATCAAAACGACACGGATGTAATAACCGCGCGTATTGTTGATGGAAAATCTGTCGATAGTTGTACAAAGCAAAATCTTGATTGCGAAGATGCAGATTACGAGCTTGCGCCTACACAAATACTCAgcgaaattgaagaaaaaagaaactccACTCGCGAGAAAGGTTCTTCTCGGGTGAATTTAAACGATACTATTGAACAAGAACTCAATAAAATGTTTGACGATGTAAATAACGATATGAGTAACATTCATGAGTCGCCGCATATGTCAACGCAATATCTGGAAGATATTCTGGAATCATCGCAACGTGATGACTCTGTTAATAAATCCAAGATTGACAACAGAGATACAGATAACGTGCTAAAAAagcaatcaaataaaaaaagtcatgcACCTCGTGATTCAACACCTCAACATTCACATAATTTATTGAGTATCGAAGTAAGTACGAATAATGTAAATAAGGCGAAGACTGAATCGCAAGAATCAGACGTTTATTTTTCTACTATTACTACGAGACGAAAGAGAAATGTTTTGAGAGATACGCAAGAGCTCATAGATTTCATTGAGGATACAAATTCTCATCAGATTAATTCTTCGGAGGTGTCTAAAGTGAGTAATAAAAAAGCTGTAGATGATAGTACAACCATAGAATCtcaagagaagaaaagaaaaaaaagaatctcaAAAGTGGAAAACAAATCCGTCACAACTATGGAAATATTAAACGATAACAACGGTAAAACCGTCTCGAACGAGAAAAGTTTTCGAAGTTTgagatcaaaacaaaaagacgAAGCCGTATCGCAATCAAGCGATCGAGTCTTGGGAAAAAATCCAGTTAAAGTTGATGATACAGAAGAGAACACGTCGATTTGCACACCTTGTCCATTGGTATATGAACAACGTGCGCAAACGTTGGATACATTGTATGAGAGTGACGATGACATTCTGACACGTTTACCAGCGGTCAGAATATCGGGAACACTTTCAAATCCACCAAGTCCTTCTGCGTCATCGACATCGACTGTGCGCAGTATAGATCTAAGACCTAAACTTGACAACgcgaagaagaaaagaaaaagaggtgCTCCTTTGAAAAGAAAATCACTACGCGAACAGAATCTTAAAAACTCAGAAAAAAACGAGCCTTCCATTGATAATCATTCAAAACCGCCGTCTTCAACGACTGATAAGATGTTTGACAAAATATCTGACAAGATGTCAGATCTCGTAGACACTTCTGATGATTCTGACAGCGAAACTAATAAACGATTTCAACAAATGGCAAACAGAATGTTGAGTAACGAGCTCGGTTGCCAGAAACGGCAGAATAAAGAAACTAGGAAAAATGCACGCATTTCACAAGATGTGTCGGAGGAAGTAGGACCAAATCAGGAAGCAGAATCAAAAAATCCCAAACTACTTCAAGCACAGACTAATTCAAGAATGACACGACATTCCAGTAGACAAAACGATAAAAGTTCGTGTGATATTCAAAGAGAAACTCGCGCGAAAAGTAAAACCTATGGAGCCACTTCTACAAAGTTAGAAACGAAATCTATTAtaactaaaagaaaaatatcttcgAACGTGATAGAAGAAAGTGTGGAGCTAGATACTTTGAAGAAACGTAAAACAACTCAAGTCACTGAGAAACATATGGTTTCTACACGCAGTCAAAGAAGTGCGAAGATTACAACCGACACTCAGTCTTCAAATATCCTTGAGGATTCtattaaaaatcgtaaagattcttcgacgattcaaaatatgaaatttttcaaagataataaattatctaaGATTGCATCGGAAGAAACTCAACAGACCTTAAATACAAGAACAGAAGGAAATGTCGATCTTGGAGGATCCAACGTTAAACGAATCGGACATACGAGTCAAGTTACAACACATATTAATGACACAATTGCGAATGAaagtaataagaaaaataagccGATTCAAGTAAAAGGAACAGAAACGCAGATAAGTCAAACGCAAGACAAGATTCTAAGAGTTGTACTTAGTCCTATGAAAAGTCCCGCGAATGATTCATCGCAGGAAGTTGAAAGGATTATGGCAAGTGGTCCAAGTAACGCAAAGGATAGGAATTTATCGCTTAGAAAAAGTAATAAGgcgaaaatatttcaaaaacaattaaGGACCCGAAGCGGCAAACAATCCAATTCGGACACCGAAACAGATTCTGCTTTAACTGAGAATGTGTCCTCTTCTATCTCAATAGAAGATTCGGATAACACTCAATTTGACAATTCTGCGCCGAGACGTAAACGCGGTAGACTTCCGAAAAGTTCAGTTTCTTCATTGCCAGATGCACAAGTCTTAAAAAagcaaacatttaaaaaacccACTCGTATCGATCAGACTTCTGCAAGTTCGATTTTTGATTCTTCCGTGAAAAATACGATGTCGTCTGAGACAGAAGATTCCGATAACATTCAATTTGACAATTCTGCGTCGAGACGTAAACGCGGTAGACTTGCGAAAAGTTCAGTCCCTCCGCTGTCAAAAGCACAAGTTTCGGAAAAAGAGACATTTAAAAAACCCACTCGTATCAATCAGACTTCTGCAAATTCGATTCTTGATTTGTCCGTGGAATATACAGCTAATGTGAGTAGTATAGAAAGTGATGCTTCGACAAGCTCCAGATTTTCAAAATCGCAAGTAACAAGCGTCAAATTGAAGAAgatgaaattgaataaaaatacgcACAAACCAATTGATGATGATGCTTCTTCAAGTCTAAATACAAGTGCAGAGAGTACATCGTCTCTTCTTTCAACACCTACTAGAGCGCGCAGAAGTGCATCTGTCTTGAGCAATTCCACGCCATCcacaataaaacataaaattttgtttacaggACTAACAGAGGATTACAGTAAGATTGTTAAAGCATTAG
- the LOC105204442 gene encoding major antigen isoform X2: protein MDFVATQICEDENFSFTQRVSYEKGEEESVQVGTLSIDGRDYQIKRGITKIGRLNSCDIFIDNVTVSNLHAEIEVSGGQGLAWICDLNSSNKTKLNDTILRPTRFYELKDGSVLKFGLVSATYRMYRPVDDTMIPETPAPSRQKTMSTIIPNTPDSSLSNSFIGVDSDGSVILGTQKDDRNCIFRRPQVLQQSTGISKRNSSSTSSMNESKDSQGIATMLHTSDTNVSDNQVDIFNAETQAFEEVYKTKSNSIHDMETQRFYTDRSERLIEVNTKAGKQLSKLNIRNKTTDRSVIHDKETQNYIDDISEMETQNIDNVTGKKFMTDIYAMETQVYVHDTDERGSGARKSETGNARIRRDIYDLETQKFGNEPIAKDISDMETQVETDGIASEISNNRAKEDEDKDGTANTVKDGTNHENVTKSPKSRSSSPGSLNLSSPGIEDCSSSPLNQSSHLLESSDLLEFFGEGIDKQERLRASNMSTPLTKVSLKKNSDMQNTVNNEKDNDEDIFNAPTQRINHNFEALLSDSETDKEDALTSKKLGKSRSESANDDSDTDAEEYITELAKKTRESLGTVNEPSNKDASNRNDPGTSVESEDIFDAQTQRLEDFTTNILNSSINQSHKINEINNAIDLAATQIISNVDNHTNTSAPDVNNKAPTHSILSHKTSPKTVINSKNFALKSNQNDTDVITARIVDGKSVDSCTKQNLDCEDADYELAPTQILSEIEEKRNSTREKGSSRVNLNDTIEQELNKMFDDVNNDMSNIHESPHMSTQYLEDILESSQRDDSVNKSKIDNRDTDNVLKKQSNKKSHAPRDSTPQHSHNLLSIEVSTNNVNKAKTESQESDVYFSTITTRRKRNVLRDTQELIDFIEDTNSHQINSSEVSKVSNKKAVDDSTTIESQEKKRKKRISKVENKSVTTMEILNDNNGKTVSNEKSFRSLRSKQKDEAVSQSSDRVLGKNPVKVDDTEENTSICTPCPLVYEQRAQTLDTLYESDDDILTRLPAVRISGTLSNPPSPSASSTSTVRSIDLRPKLDNAKKKRKRGAPLKRKSLREQNLKNSEKNEPSIDNHSKPPSSTTDKMFDKISDKMSDLVDTSDDSDSETNKRFQQMANRMLSNELGCQKRQNKETRKNARISQDVSEEVGPNQEAESKNPKLLQAQTNSRMTRHSSRQNDKSSCDIQRETRAKSKTYGATSTKLETKSIITKRKISSNVIEESVELDTLKKRKTTQVTEKHMVSTRSQRSAKITTDTQSSNILEDSIKNRKDSSTIQNMKFFKDNKLSKIASEETQQTLNTRTEGNVDLGGSNVKRIGHTSQVTTHINDTIANESNKKNKPIQVKGTETQISQTQDKILRVVLSPMKSPANDSSQEVERIMASGPSNAKDRNLSLRKSNKAKIFQKQLRTRSGKQSNSDTETDSALTENVSSSISIEDSDNTQFDNSAPRRKRGRLPKSSVSSLPDAQVLKKQTFKKPTRIDQTSASSIFDSSVKNTMSSETEDSDNIQFDNSASRRKRGRLAKSSVPPLSKAQVSEKETFKKPTRINQTSANSILDLSVEYTANVSSIESDASTSSRFSKSQVTSVKLKKMKLNKNTHKPIDDDASSSLNTSAESTSSLLSTPTRARRSASVLSNSTPSTIKHKILFTGLTEDYSKIVKALGGSKVEDSAKCTVLVTDKVRRTYKFLCALAKGIPIVAIDWLRDSEIAKRFLDWENYILKDPAAEAKFGFRLRKSLDKAKEKKMLDGYVVVLTPSVAPPPIEELKDMVLSCGGKALLRPPTKWPDRAVILSREEDLPNAKKFLAKAPNTVTIQSIEFILTGILRQETDFDKYKLK, encoded by the exons ATGGATTTCGTGGCTACTCAAATTTGTGAGGATGAGAATTTTTCGTTTACTCAGAGAGTTTCCTACGAAAAAGGAGAGGAAGAATCAGTGCag gtTGGAACATTAAGCATCGATGGCAGGGACTACCAAATAAAAAGAGGGATCACAAAAATTGGTAGACTAAATAGCTGTGATATCTTTATTGACAATGTA ACAGTATCAAATCTACATGCAGAAATTGAAGTTAGTGGAGGCCAAGGATTAGCTTGGATCTGTGATCTAAATTCTTCCAATAAGACAAAGCTTAATGAT aCAATACTACGACCTACTCGTTTTTATGAACTCAAAGATGGAAGTGTTCTTAAATTTGGCTTAGTGTCTGCGACTTATCGTATGTATCGTCCAGTCGACGATACAATGATACCAGAAACGCCTGCACCATCACGGCAGAAAACTATGAGTACAATAATCCCAAATACACCAGACTCTTCTCTC AGTAATTCCTTCATTGGTGTGGACAGTGATGGATCCGTTATTCTTGGAACTCAGAAAGATGACAGAAATTGCATCTTTCGACGGCCGCAGGTTCTGCAACAATCTACAGGCATTAGCAAAAGAAATAGCTCGTCTACATCCTCCATGAACGAAAGCAAGGATTCGCAAGGAATTGCAACCATGTTACATACATCGGATACTAATGTTAGCGATAATCAAGTTGATATATTTAATGCAGAAACGCAGGCATTTGAGGAAGTATACAAAACGAAATCAAATTCCATTCATGATATGGAAACGCAAAGATTCTACACAGATAGATCCGAACGTCTTATTGAAGTTAATACCAAAGCTGGCAAGCAGTTGTCAAAACTAAATATTCGAAATAAAACTACTGACAGATCTGTAATCCACGATAAAGAAACGCAAAACTATATAGATGATATTAGTGAAATGGAAACtcaaaatattgataatgtaACGGGTAAGAAGTTTATGACGGATATTTATGCCATGGAAACTCAAGTTTATGTTCATGATACTGACGAAAGGGGCAGCGGTGCTCGAAAATCTGAAACTGGCAACGCTCGGATCAGACGCGATATTTACGATTTAGAGACACAAAAATTTGGTAATGAACCTATTGCAAAAGATATATCTGACATGGAAACTCAAGTTGAGACAGATGGTATAGCAAGCGAGATTAGTAATAATCGAGCTAAGGAGGATGAAGATAAAGATGGTACGGCGAATACCGTTAAGGACGGAACAAATCACGAGAACGTTACCAAGTCTCCGAAATCCAGATCTAGTAGTCCTGGATCTCTGAATTTATCTTCACCAGGAATTGAAGACTGTTCTTCCTCACCATTAAACCAGAGTAGTCATTTGCTTGAATCATCGGATTTGTTAGAGTTTTTTGGTGAAGGTATTGATAAGCAAGAGAGACTGCGAGCGTCTAATATGTCTACGCCACTTACAAAAGTGTCATTGAAAAAGAATAGTGACATGCAAAACACAGTGAACAACGAAAAGGACAACGACGAGGACATTTTTAATGCTCCCACTCAACGCATCAATCATAACTTTGAAGCTTTACTATCGGATTCCGAGACCGATAAGGAAGATGCGCTTACTTCAAAGAAGCTTGGAAAGTCTCGATCGGAATCAGCCAACGATGATTCGGACACGGACGCAGAGGAATACATTACAGAACTTGCTAAAAAGACGCGTGAATCTTTAGGAACAGTAAATGAACCATCTAATAAAGATGCAAGCAACAGAAATGATCCTGGCACGAGTGTCGAGTCCGAAGATATATTTGATGCACAAACGCAACGATTGGAGGATTTTACTACGAATATATTGAATTCTTCGATTAATCAATCACACAAAATTAACGAAATTAATAACGCTATTGATTTGGCAGCCACGCAAATTATAAGCAATGTTGACAATCACACAAATACATCCGCGCCAGATGTTAATAATAAAGCGCCTACTCATTCTATTTTATCGCATAAAACTTCCCCAAAAACGGTGATTAATTCTAAAAACTTTGCGTTGAAAAGTAATCAAAACGACACGGATGTAATAACCGCGCGTATTGTTGATGGAAAATCTGTCGATAGTTGTACAAAGCAAAATCTTGATTGCGAAGATGCAGATTACGAGCTTGCGCCTACACAAATACTCAgcgaaattgaagaaaaaagaaactccACTCGCGAGAAAGGTTCTTCTCGGGTGAATTTAAACGATACTATTGAACAAGAACTCAATAAAATGTTTGACGATGTAAATAACGATATGAGTAACATTCATGAGTCGCCGCATATGTCAACGCAATATCTGGAAGATATTCTGGAATCATCGCAACGTGATGACTCTGTTAATAAATCCAAGATTGACAACAGAGATACAGATAACGTGCTAAAAAagcaatcaaataaaaaaagtcatgcACCTCGTGATTCAACACCTCAACATTCACATAATTTATTGAGTATCGAAGTAAGTACGAATAATGTAAATAAGGCGAAGACTGAATCGCAAGAATCAGACGTTTATTTTTCTACTATTACTACGAGACGAAAGAGAAATGTTTTGAGAGATACGCAAGAGCTCATAGATTTCATTGAGGATACAAATTCTCATCAGATTAATTCTTCGGAGGTGTCTAAAGTGAGTAATAAAAAAGCTGTAGATGATAGTACAACCATAGAATCtcaagagaagaaaagaaaaaaaagaatctcaAAAGTGGAAAACAAATCCGTCACAACTATGGAAATATTAAACGATAACAACGGTAAAACCGTCTCGAACGAGAAAAGTTTTCGAAGTTTgagatcaaaacaaaaagacgAAGCCGTATCGCAATCAAGCGATCGAGTCTTGGGAAAAAATCCAGTTAAAGTTGATGATACAGAAGAGAACACGTCGATTTGCACACCTTGTCCATTGGTATATGAACAACGTGCGCAAACGTTGGATACATTGTATGAGAGTGACGATGACATTCTGACACGTTTACCAGCGGTCAGAATATCGGGAACACTTTCAAATCCACCAAGTCCTTCTGCGTCATCGACATCGACTGTGCGCAGTATAGATCTAAGACCTAAACTTGACAACgcgaagaagaaaagaaaaagaggtgCTCCTTTGAAAAGAAAATCACTACGCGAACAGAATCTTAAAAACTCAGAAAAAAACGAGCCTTCCATTGATAATCATTCAAAACCGCCGTCTTCAACGACTGATAAGATGTTTGACAAAATATCTGACAAGATGTCAGATCTCGTAGACACTTCTGATGATTCTGACAGCGAAACTAATAAACGATTTCAACAAATGGCAAACAGAATGTTGAGTAACGAGCTCGGTTGCCAGAAACGGCAGAATAAAGAAACTAGGAAAAATGCACGCATTTCACAAGATGTGTCGGAGGAAGTAGGACCAAATCAGGAAGCAGAATCAAAAAATCCCAAACTACTTCAAGCACAGACTAATTCAAGAATGACACGACATTCCAGTAGACAAAACGATAAAAGTTCGTGTGATATTCAAAGAGAAACTCGCGCGAAAAGTAAAACCTATGGAGCCACTTCTACAAAGTTAGAAACGAAATCTATTAtaactaaaagaaaaatatcttcgAACGTGATAGAAGAAAGTGTGGAGCTAGATACTTTGAAGAAACGTAAAACAACTCAAGTCACTGAGAAACATATGGTTTCTACACGCAGTCAAAGAAGTGCGAAGATTACAACCGACACTCAGTCTTCAAATATCCTTGAGGATTCtattaaaaatcgtaaagattcttcgacgattcaaaatatgaaatttttcaaagataataaattatctaaGATTGCATCGGAAGAAACTCAACAGACCTTAAATACAAGAACAGAAGGAAATGTCGATCTTGGAGGATCCAACGTTAAACGAATCGGACATACGAGTCAAGTTACAACACATATTAATGACACAATTGCGAATGAaagtaataagaaaaataagccGATTCAAGTAAAAGGAACAGAAACGCAGATAAGTCAAACGCAAGACAAGATTCTAAGAGTTGTACTTAGTCCTATGAAAAGTCCCGCGAATGATTCATCGCAGGAAGTTGAAAGGATTATGGCAAGTGGTCCAAGTAACGCAAAGGATAGGAATTTATCGCTTAGAAAAAGTAATAAGgcgaaaatatttcaaaaacaattaaGGACCCGAAGCGGCAAACAATCCAATTCGGACACCGAAACAGATTCTGCTTTAACTGAGAATGTGTCCTCTTCTATCTCAATAGAAGATTCGGATAACACTCAATTTGACAATTCTGCGCCGAGACGTAAACGCGGTAGACTTCCGAAAAGTTCAGTTTCTTCATTGCCAGATGCACAAGTCTTAAAAAagcaaacatttaaaaaacccACTCGTATCGATCAGACTTCTGCAAGTTCGATTTTTGATTCTTCCGTGAAAAATACGATGTCGTCTGAGACAGAAGATTCCGATAACATTCAATTTGACAATTCTGCGTCGAGACGTAAACGCGGTAGACTTGCGAAAAGTTCAGTCCCTCCGCTGTCAAAAGCACAAGTTTCGGAAAAAGAGACATTTAAAAAACCCACTCGTATCAATCAGACTTCTGCAAATTCGATTCTTGATTTGTCCGTGGAATATACAGCTAATGTGAGTAGTATAGAAAGTGATGCTTCGACAAGCTCCAGATTTTCAAAATCGCAAGTAACAAGCGTCAAATTGAAGAAgatgaaattgaataaaaatacgcACAAACCAATTGATGATGATGCTTCTTCAAGTCTAAATACAAGTGCAGAGAGTACATCGTCTCTTCTTTCAACACCTACTAGAGCGCGCAGAAGTGCATCTGTCTTGAGCAATTCCACGCCATCcacaataaaacataaaattttgtttacaggACTAACAGAGGATTACAGTAAGATTGTTAAAGCATTAG